The Hyalangium gracile genomic sequence CTGGATGGTGTAGCGGATGTCCGGCGACAGGATATTGCCGGCCACGGAGAGGCGCAGCGTCCGGACGTTGATCTCACTGGTGTCGCTGTCGCCAAAGTGGACATACGTCTCGCGAAGCTGGATGCGCGCCCGGACTCCGAAGGAGTACTTGCCGTCCGCGGTCTTCACGACGATGCCCTTCCCGGGCTCCGCGGTGACGGTAGGCGGCGGGTTGGCCGGGGCCTGCGAGGCAGGAGCGCTCGCGGGAGGCGCTGCGGCCTCCTGGGCCCCGGCGACAGCTCCGAATCCCAGCCACAGTGCGACAAAGAGGGTGAACGCGCGCGAGGTGCGCGGAGAGACATGTGAAGACATGAGAGGTTCTCGAGTCACCGGTACCGCGAGGATGCTTCCCACCGCTCTGGCACAGGCTTCGTGGTGGAGCGGAGGCTCACTTCTGACATGCAGAGGAGCAGCAACAGCGGTGACAGGCCTTCATCATGTATCCAGCCAACATAACGGACACTCGCAGGCGCTTCAACGGCAAAGCGTCCGTTATCACGGATGCGGGCGCTCGACGGCCCTCCTCCCAGGAACACCTTCCCAGGGAGGAGGTTGGAACGCGCCGTCTCAGTTGCGCGTGAAAGTCACCGTCCCGTTCTCCACGGAGCAGTTGGCGCCGAAGCCGCTCCTGAAGGTTCCAGAGATGGTGCCGCTCGCCTTGTTCTTGTCCGTCACGGTGGTGAGCTTGATGGAGAGGTCCGTCTCATCCTCCCGCGTGGAGGCCTTCTGGTTGTCGGAGCCCTTCAGGGGGAAGGTTCCGCTCAGGTCCAGCTTCGCGTTACTGCCCGTCCCGCCCATGTAGTAGTTCACGTCGGTCTGGGCCTCGAGCGCGCTGTTCTGCCCGGTGAGCGCCACCGTGAACTGCGTGGTGTAGTTGGCGGTCTTGATGTTGCCGAAGCCATGATCGCACCGCACGCCGTACTGCAGGGCGGCGTCCCACGTCCCGGCCCACGCGATTGTCTCACTCTGCGGCGGGTTGCCGGCCGGCGGATCGTTGTCGGTGTCCCCTTCGGTGCCCCCGCCGCAGCCGATCACCATCGTGGAGAAGAGTCCCAGCGCAGCACCCAGAAAGAATCGCTTCATGTGTTTGTCCCCTTGGCATGTCGCGCATCGGCCCTTGCCGGCGCGAACGGGGACACCCAGGGCAAGCGAAGTGCCACGAGGCCTCCGGGGGAAAAAGCCCCCGGATTTCATGCGGATGGGCGCCTGAGGCCCCAGCGAGCCCCGTGGGTGCGGGGAAGAACGTGCCAGGACTGGCACGCGCTCGGGGCTCGCCTGGGGCCGCGCATGTCATAGCGGTGTCGCGGCTCAGTCCGCCTGGCGTCGCGTCCGCTTCCGGCGCAGCACCAGCAGCAGCCCCAACCACCCCATCGCCCCCGCCGAGCCCGCGCCGCAGCCACAGCCTTCCGACGCGTCCTCCGGCGGCGGCTCCGTCCCGCCGTCCTGCTGCACCCCTCCGTCCTCCTGCATGGGCGGGACACACTCGCCATCCCCCACGCACACCTTGACCTCGACCGCCGCGCTCCTGCCGCCGGTGTCGTAGACGACCATGCGCACCTGGTGCGCGCCAGGCCGCAGGGACGTCGTGTCCCAGCGGTTGTGCTCACCGCCATAGTGGTAGTGGCCTGAGCTCTGCGCATCCGTGCTCGAGAGCACGCCGTCCACATAGAACTCCGCCTTCGTGCAGCCCACGTCGTCGAAGCAGTCCCCGAAGAACTCCGCCGCGGCCCCGGAGACGCGCTCCTCCTCCGTGGGACGCGTGAGCACCGCGCGGGGCGCCTCGTCCGCCTTCACGAGGACCTGGAAGGACTGCGTGGCGTCCGGCTGCACCCCATTGCTCGCCCGCACCGTCATGTCCACGGTGCCCACCACCTCCGGGCTCCAGACGAGGACGCCGCTGCTCGCGCCGATGCTGGGGCCCTGCACGCTGCTCGTCAGCGAGAAGGTCGGAGCGGGCAGTCCCTCGGCCACCACCTCGTAGCGATACGGCGCCCCCACCACCGCGGAGGTGACGGGCGTGGACACGATGGTCGGAGCCGAGGGGTCATTGTCCCGCACGGTGACGGCCAGCACGCGCGCGTCTCCTCCCGGTGCGGCCACGGTGAGCGTGGCCGTGTCCTTGACGTTGTCCGCGTCCTCCGCGGCGGCCACGGTGACGGTCTGCGGCGTGCTCCAGTTGCTGGGAGTGAAGGAGAGCGTCGCGCCGCTGGAGATCGTCACGTCCGCGTCCCCCGTCGTTCTCCCCACCGTGACGGAGACGTTCTGCCCGGGGGCCTTGGAGAGCGCCACCGTGAAGGTGTTGGTCCCTCCCTCATCCACCGTCAAGGACGCGCTGGACAGCACGATCCGCGCGGCGTTGTTGTCGATGGACACCACTCGCACCGTCTCGGAGGCCAGCCCCTGCGCGGACACGGTGAAGTCCGCGATGTCGGCGGTCGCGTCCGCATCCTCCACGGCGGAGAGCGTGACGACCTGGAGCTGGTTCCAGTTGGCCGGCGTGAAGGTGAGCTGCGAGCCGCTCTCGATGCTCAGATCCGCGTCTCCCGAGGCCCGCACCACGCTGACGCTGACGTCCGCCGTGGGAGCCTGGGCCAGGCGCACGGTGAACACGGCCTTGCCGCCCTCGACCACGTTCAGGTTGAGCGCCGAGACGATGAGCTTCTGCCCGGCAGCGACAGGCTGGACCCGCGTCACCGCGCCCGAGGTGACGCCCACGAAGTACAGCGCGCCATCCGGCCCCACGTCGATGTCCACGACCTGGGTGAAGCCCGTGCCCCACGAGTCCACCGTCGCCACCGAGCCATCCGCGGCCAGCGTGGCACGCACCACCCTTCCGGAGTTGTAGTCCCCGAAGAGGAAGTTGCCCCGGTACTCGGCGGGAAGGAGCGTGGAGTCGTAGAAGACGCCTCCGGTGATGGAGCCGCCCAGGTTCTGCGTCGCCGCCGTGCCCCCGCCGCTCGTCGCCTCGGGCCCGGCCTGCGCCGCCGTCCACGTGGTGGGGCTCGGGACGCTGGCCACGTAGACATCCCCGTTGAAGCTCGCGTCCGTGACACCCGACACGGTGATCTTCTCGCCCTTGCGGAAGCCATGGGTCGCGGTGGTGGTGAAGGTGACGGTGCCTCCGCTGCGCACGGCGCCGTTCGCGTTGAGGGTACGCGTGTCCGCGCCGTTGGTGCGGTACTTGATCACGGGCGTGATGAAGCCGTTGGGCTGATTGTTCTCGTAGTCGTTGTAGCCGGCGTGATCGCCCCGGTTCGTGACGAAGATCTGCTCGTAGCCCGTACCCACCGAGTTCACCCAGAGCTTGCCGGTGCCCGGCTGGAAGGTGAACGTGAAGGGGTTTCGGAAGCCGCGCGCCCAGACGTACTCGCTGTTGGGCCCCACCCCATCGTTGAAGGGGTTGTCATTGGCGGGCGTGCCATCCGGATTGGCCCGGCTCACCTTGGCTGCCATCGAGGTGAGATCCGCGTCCACCCCCGTGCCATTGCCCAGGTCGCCGATGGCCCAGTACAGCTTGCCGTCCGCGCCGAAGCCCACGGCCCCGCCATCATGGTTGTTCCCCGCGGTGGGCAGGTTGTCGACGACCACCGTGCGAGCGATGCCCACCCCGTTGGAGTCCGTGTAGCGGACGATCTGCTGCTTGGAGGCGGTGGCGGTGACGAACAGGTAGACGTAGCGGTTGACGGCGTAGTTCGGATCGAACGCGATGCCGATGAGGCCGCACTCGCTGTTGGTGTGGACGGTCTCCGTGGCGAACGTGGTCGTCACCAGGTTGTTGCCGGACGTGACGAGCTCCCCGTCCCGCATCGTCGCGATGCGCACGACGCCGTTCTTGTTGAGGAGGAAGAGACGCCCCGAGCCATCCGGCGCCCACGCCAGCCCCGTGGCGGGGGTGAGAGCCGAGGAGGAGTAGCGGGTCTCCTGGAAGCCCGTGGGCACCGCGGCCAGCACGGGAGACGCCAGGAGGCCGAGAAGAGCGAGACAGAAACGAGTTGAGCGCATGGCTCACACTCATAGTACGAGCCACGGCCACATCCGAGTGTTCTTCGTCGGCTACTCCGGCACGCCCTCGAAGAACTCCACCCGGCCGCTCACCAGATCATACTCCGCGCCCACCACGAGCAGGCCGTCCTCGTAGACGAGCTTCTCGAGCAGCTGCGAGCCGTGGCGCAGGGCGGACACGCTGGCGCGCACGTTGGCGCGGGTGGCCTCGCGCCGCAGCGCCGCGGGCTGGTGGGCCAGCTCGGTGTGCAGCAGCGGCACCACGCTGGGCCGCACGCGCTCGACGATGGAGCGCAGGCCGGGAGACTGCTTGCTCGGCGGCTCCGTCATCGCCTCGAGCGTGGCGTCGATGGCGCCGCACAGGGTGTGGCCCATGACGACCACGAGCCGGGCGCCGTGCCGCTCCACGCTGAACTCCACGCTGCCCACCTGCGAGGGAGCGACGATGTTGCCCGCCACGCGGATGACGAACAGCTCTCCCAGGCCCACGTCGAACACCGTCTCGGCGGGCACGCGGCTGTCCGAGCACCCGAGGATGACGGCCCACGGCTGCTGGCCCTGGGCGAACTCCGCGCGCCGAAGGTTGCTCAAGAGCGACTCGGCGCTCAGCACGTTGGATGCGAAACGGGCGTTACCCACCTTGAGCTTCTCGAGCGCTTCCTGGGCAGTGAGCGTAGGCACGGGCGGCGCATCTACCGCGCTTGCGGGATCGGGCAAAGCCTTTGTGGAGGGCCGCGCGTGGGTGCCCACATCCCGCGACACCGCACCGGGTTGCGCCAGGGCCCTTGGGACGGGTGTGATGGAGAGGTGAGCCACCCCGCCGAGCAACTCCCCAGCCCTCCTGCACCTTCGGCCCTGCCGCAGCCTCTCACCGTCGTCCCACCGCGGCCGGCGCGGGATGCGCGCTACGACTGGGCCGCGGAGCGAACCTTGCTGGCCTGGGTCCGCACCGGCCTGGCGCTGATGGGGTTTGGCTTCGTGGTAGCCCGCTTCGGCGCCTTCATGCGGGCCCTGGGCCTCACGGCTCCGGGGGTGGCTCCCGACGAGAGCCACTCGTATGCCTCCATCGCGGCCGGCGTCCTGATGGTCGCGCTCGGCATGGCCACCCACCTGGTGGCGGTCCGCCGCTTCCTGCGAAACCACCAGGCCCTCTCGCGTGGGGAGCCGATTGATCCCTCTCCCGTGGGCCCCGCGGGACTGGCGATCCTCGCCGCGGTGCTCGGCGCCGGGTTGGCTGTGCTGCTGGGGCTCACCCTCCTGGGCTGAGCGGTTGCTGTCGCCGGCCCAGGGGCTGGCCGTTTGCCGAGCTCGCTCCGGCGCCTCCGCGGGGAACCCTGCAGGATGGAATTGGCGTGCGATTCCAACCAATGACTGCCGCGTCAACTCACTCATTCTCAGAGGTGGGAGCGCCAGGCTCCAGGGGCGCTCCGCCTCGGCCCCGCGACAGCGCTATGCTGTCTCCATGAGAAACCTGCGCCTTGGAGTGCTCGCAGCCGCGCTCTTCGTGACGGCTTGCGCGACCCTCGCTCCGGACTCCACCCCCGGGCGGCCCAACAGCACCAGCTCCATGCGGAGCTCCCAGCAGAGCCAGCCCAAGGATCCGCGTGATTTCGTGGGGGACCCGACCATCGGCGCGGATCCTCCCCGCCCTCCCGAGAAGCCGCTGTGCCGGCTGCAGTGCGGCCCCAACATGCACTGCGACAACTCCGGCTTCGTCGAGCGCTGCGTGCGCGACGAAGAGCAGAAGCCTTGAGCAGGCCGTAGCGGCCACGGCCAGGCTCCACCGGCGGCTGCCACGCAATCCCTACTGGCCGTCCTTGCCTCGCTCGCACCTGGCGTCCTGCTCCTCCATTCGTAGGGCACCCTGGCCAGCCTGAACAGCCCCACCCCAACGGGAGGTGGAACGCGACCCGCGCCCTGAGGCATAATCCCCGCAAGTCTGGGGGAAGCTGTAATCGCAGCAAGGCCACCTCTCCAGGTCGCGCCTATGATCGCTCTCACGAGAACCAATGTCCGAGAGGAGAGCGCCGAGGAGCTCTACGAGCACGCGCCCTGCGGCCATCTCTCCACGCTGCCTGACGGCACGATCATCAAGGTCAACGAGACCTTCCTGGAGTGGACGGGCTATACGCGAGAGGAGCTGCTTGGAGGGATGCGGTTCCTCGAACTGCTGACCATCGCGGGGAAGATCTTCCACGAGACGCACTACGCGCCCCTGCTGCGGATGCAAGGGTTTGTCCGCGAGATCCAGCTCGATCTGGTGTGCAAGCAAGGCCGCGCCCTGCCCTCGCTGGTCAACAGCGTCCAGAAGAAGGACGCCGAGGGCCGGGTGCTGCTCCATCGCACCACCCTCTTCAGCATCACCGACCGCAAGAACTACGAGCGAGAGCTGCTGCTGGCCCGCAGGAAGGCCGAGCAGGCCGAGCAGGCCGCCAGGTCCAAGACGGCCTTCCTGTCCATGGTCAGCCATGAGATCCGCACCCCGATGAATGCCATCGTGGGGCTGGCGGGGTTGCTGCGGCAGAGCACGCTCTCTGCCGAGCAACAGAAGTACGTGAGCATCCTTCAGGCCTCTTCCGAGAACCTGCTGGGCCTGCTCAACAACATCCTGGATCTCAGCAAGATCGAAGCAGGCAAGGTGGCGCTGGAAGAGAGGCCTTTCGACGTGCGCCAGCTGCTCCACGGCATCTTCTATGGGCTGACCGTCAAGGCCGAGGAGAAGAAGCTGAACGTCCTGGTGGAGGTGGATGAACAGGTGCCGGCCTGGCTCCTGGGAGATCCCGTCAAGCTCAGCCAGGTGCTCACCAACCTGCTGGCCAATGCCATCAAGTTCACCGAGCGGGGCACGGTGACGCTGGCGGCCCGAGTCCAGGAGTCCTCCTCGCAGTCCGTCTCCATCGAGTTCCGGGTCACCGACACGGGCATCGGCATTCCCAAGCACCAGCAGGCGGAGATCTTCGAGGAGTTCACCCAGGCCAGCTACGACATCCACCAGCAGTATGGTGGCACCGGCCTGGGCCTCACCATCTGCCGACAGCTGCTGGGCCTGCATGGCAGCACGCTGAGCCTGGAGAGCGCGCCAGGGGAAGGCTCCTCGTTCTTCTTCACCCTGGGACTGAAGAGGGCCCAGGCGTCCGGGGCGCAGGAGGCTGCCACGAAGGACACGGCCTGCCCCCGGGACCTCCAGGGCGTCAGGCTGCTGGTGGCCGAGGACAACACCGTCAACGTCTTCGTGCTCTCGCAGTACCTGCGCAGGTGGGGCGCCAGCTTCGAGGTGGTGGAGAACGGGCATGCGGCCGTCGCGCACGTCCAGGAGGCGCGGTTCGACGCGGTGCTGATGGACCTGCAGATGCCGGAGCTGGATGGCTACGAGGCCACGCGCGCCATCCGGGCGCTGCCGGAGGAGAGCTTCAAGCGGCTGCCCATCCTGGCCATGACGGCCTCGAGCCGGGCCGGACTGGAGGATCGACTCGCGGACGCTGGCTTCACGGACTTCGTGTGCAAGCCCTTCAGGCCGGAGGAGCTCCTCTCGAGGATTGCCCTGCACGCTCGCCAGTCCCCGACGGTTCTCGCGGACGCCGCCCCGGAGGAGGAGCCTGGACGAAGCCAGGAGCTGCCCGCGCCCCCTGCCCCCACTCCCCCCCGCTTCAGCCTGGACGGATTCCGACGCATGGCCGAGGGGGACCCGGAGGCGCTGACCGAGTTCATCACCATCACCATCACCAACGCCGAGCAACACGGGCACGCGTTCCAGAAGGCGCTCGCGACGGGCAACCTGGAGGAGTTCGCGTTCCAGGCCCACAAGATCAAGATGACCGTGGCGCTGCTGCAGGCCCATGTCCTGGAGGAGGCCCTTCAGCGGGGTCGGGCGCTGCTGACACGGGAGGAGCGTGCCCCGGCCGAGCTCCAGGCCGCCGCCCACGCCATCCAGGCGGAGCTGGACGCCATCATCGTGGCCTTGAAGGAAGACTTGCTGCAGTCAGGGCGAATACCTCCACTGGCACGTGACTGACCATCATCAAGGTCCAGCCCACGACTGCTCGACGCGATTGCACGTGCCAGGAGCGAGGCGGCCCACTTGGGACCCGTGATACACAGCGGGACGAGCGATTGGGGCCGTTCACAGGACTTTCAACCGAGGCCCTCGACTCCAAAGGGGAATGCTCGATGCTCGAGGCGACCTACCGTGTCCGCGACTCCGCTGTCCTGGATGCGCCCATCGACGAGGTGTGGCCCATCGTCCGTGACATCGTCCGTCTCGTGCCGCTGGTCTTCGGCGAGGGATTCGAGGCTTGCCACTGGGTCGAGGGTTGCTCGGCCGAGCAGGTTCCCGCCCGGTATGAGGTGAAGAGTCGCTCCTCGGGAACGAGCGTCCTGGAGGTCGTCGGGCGCTCCGAGACGGAGTACTTCGTGACGTACCGGCTGGTCGGGCAGGCGCTGGGGATCACGGGGTACATCGCCACGTACCAGCTCCGCCCCATCACGACGGAGCCCGATCGAACCTTCCTCGATTGGGCCCGGCAGTTCGCGGTGGCGCCAGGGAATGATCCGGCGAAGGTTGTCCCCGCGATGGCTTCCTCCACCGCCAAGGAAGCGCTGGCGCTCAAGAAGCACTTCTCCAAGCGCTCCACACCCGCTCCCAGGTAGGAGAGCGTTCGCTCGCCCCGCTGTCTCGACAGGCACCTGCCCTGAGCATTAGCCTTCAGGCACTCTCCCGCTCCGCGAGGTGTCTTTGTGACTTCATTGTCCCAGCCCCAGATGTTGGGACGTCACGCCATCGTTTGTGGCAGCAGCATGGCCGGACTGCTCACCGCAGGCCTGCTGGCGCGCCACTTCGAACGCGTCACGTTGGTAGAGCGCGACCCCCTGGAGGACTCGGCGCAGCCGCGCAAGGGAGTGCCGCAGGGTGTCCACACGCACATCCTGTTGCGGCGGGGCCTGGACATCGCGGCCAGCATCTTCCCCGGGCTCCTCGAGGATCTCCAGGCGGCCGGGGCGCAGGTGATGGACATGTCCGCCGACTGCGAGTGGCATGTGGCAGGCATCTGGCGCAAACGCATCCACAGCGGCGTCTCCATGTATTCGCAGACCCGGCCCCTGTTCGAGTGGCGCGTGCGCTCGAGGTTGGCCGCATTGCCCAACGTGCGCATCCTGGATGGGCAGGAGGCAGCCAGCTTCCTGGTGAGCGCCGACGGCACCTCCATCAGGGGCCTGAAGATTCGCGCCGTCGGGAGTGATGCGGAGACCGAGCTCGAGGCCGACCTGGTGGTGGATGCCAGCGGCCGCGGGAGTCGAACGCCACAGTGGATGGAGGGCCTGGGGCTCCCGAAGGTGGAGGAGACGCAGCTGAAGGTCGACGTGGGCTACGCCACGCGGCTCTACCACAGGCCAGCGGGCTTCGACCCAGGGTGGAGAGCGCTCATCCTGTCGGCCGAGCTGCCGCGAATCCGGCGCATCGGAGCCATCCTGCCCGTGGAGGGAGACCGGTGGACGATCACTCTCGGGGGCTGGCTGAAGGACTATCCGCCGACGGATGACGCGGGCTTCCTCGAGTACGCGCGCACGCTGGTCCAACCGCACCTGTACGAGGTGCTACGGGGCGCAAGTCCGCTCGGTCCCGCGAGCAGCTACCGCTTCGCGCACAGCCAGTGGCGCCACTACGAGCGGCTGCCCAGGTTGCTCGAGAGGCTGGTGGTGGTGGGAGATGCATACTGCTCGTTCAACCCCATCCATGGGCAGGGCATCACCACGAGCGCGTTGCAGGTGGAGTGGCTGGGCGAGTGCCTCCGCCAGGGGATGAACACGCTGGCGCGTCGCTACTTCGAGGGCGCTGGAAGCATGTTGAAGGGTGTCTGGGCCATGTCCACCACCGAGGACCTGCGCCTGCCCGAGCTGGATGGGGTCCGCCCGATGGGGAGCGGCCTGGCGTCCTGGTATGGGGAGCGGTTCCAGCGGCTGACGACGAAGGACGACGAAGCCATCCAGACGTTCATGCAGGTGATGCACATGATCAAGCCACCGACGGCCATGTTCTCGCCGCGGCTGGTGCTGAAGACGCTGATGCGGCAGCCGGTGAGCTCGGAGCTGGCACGAGGGCCGGCGCTGCCCACCCAGGGGGAGCAGCAAGTCGCGTGACACCCGGGCCTCTCCTGGCGCGGGCCCATACCGTCACCGCGCGGCCGGCGGCGACCAGTGCTGCGCCCCACCCCCGAGGAAACGCGCTCGTTCAGCTTGCGTGAAGGTCGAGCGCCCCCGGCGAGCCTCAACGCGGCCCACCAGCGATTTCAAGCTGGTGGCGTGCAGGCGGAGCCACCCGTCATGGCCCACGACGATCAGCCAGTCGCCGTCCTCGCTGAAGGCGGCGGCACGCGGCTTCGACAGATCCTGATCGAAGACGGCGCTGATGGCCCAGCCACCCTCGGCGGCTCTCCAGAGCAGGCCACGCCCCGTCTTGTCCGCGGAGAACAGCAGAGTGCCGTCGTGGTTCCAGATGAGCTGGTGACCGCGCAGGCCACGGATCTGGGGGCTCATCACGAGATCCTTCCGGGCGGCGTTCCAGATCCCAACCACCCCGGTGCGATCACTGGTCGCGAGCAGATTGCCCGCGGGGCTGAACGCGACCCGCTGCACGACGTTGTCGAGCTGGAGCTGGGTGCTGAGGGTCACCACGGGGGCCTCCGGCGTCCCCCGGTCAGTGACGTGGTAGACGCGGACGTGCCGATCGTTGCAGGCAGCGGCCAGGTGCGCGCCCGAGGGGTGCCAGGCCAGGTGCCATAGCCCGTCCAGCTCCTGACTCCCCCGCGGCGTCGGTGGTGCGGGCCATGGGCCCTCGCCGGAGGATGGCTCGCCTCCCAGCGCCGTCGAGAGGTCCCACAGCCGCAGCGACTCCCCGTGCCCGGCCCACACGCCCAGCGCGATCAGCGGACGCTCCGGATGCCATGCGACCGGCAGGACCTTCTGCTCGAAGCTGGCTCTCGCCCTCAACCGGAGGGGCTCCGCCTCCCAGACCGAGACGTGCTTGCCCTCACGCACGGCGAACCACCTGCCGTCGGGGCTCCAGAAGACATCCACGGGCCTGCCCGCAAGGCCCTCCAGGAATCCAG encodes the following:
- a CDS encoding PAS domain-containing hybrid sensor histidine kinase/response regulator; translation: MIALTRTNVREESAEELYEHAPCGHLSTLPDGTIIKVNETFLEWTGYTREELLGGMRFLELLTIAGKIFHETHYAPLLRMQGFVREIQLDLVCKQGRALPSLVNSVQKKDAEGRVLLHRTTLFSITDRKNYERELLLARRKAEQAEQAARSKTAFLSMVSHEIRTPMNAIVGLAGLLRQSTLSAEQQKYVSILQASSENLLGLLNNILDLSKIEAGKVALEERPFDVRQLLHGIFYGLTVKAEEKKLNVLVEVDEQVPAWLLGDPVKLSQVLTNLLANAIKFTERGTVTLAARVQESSSQSVSIEFRVTDTGIGIPKHQQAEIFEEFTQASYDIHQQYGGTGLGLTICRQLLGLHGSTLSLESAPGEGSSFFFTLGLKRAQASGAQEAATKDTACPRDLQGVRLLVAEDNTVNVFVLSQYLRRWGASFEVVENGHAAVAHVQEARFDAVLMDLQMPELDGYEATRAIRALPEESFKRLPILAMTASSRAGLEDRLADAGFTDFVCKPFRPEELLSRIALHARQSPTVLADAAPEEEPGRSQELPAPPAPTPPRFSLDGFRRMAEGDPEALTEFITITITNAEQHGHAFQKALATGNLEEFAFQAHKIKMTVALLQAHVLEEALQRGRALLTREERAPAELQAAAHAIQAELDAIIVALKEDLLQSGRIPPLARD
- a CDS encoding PQQ-dependent sugar dehydrogenase, producing the protein MRSTRFCLALLGLLASPVLAAVPTGFQETRYSSSALTPATGLAWAPDGSGRLFLLNKNGVVRIATMRDGELVTSGNNLVTTTFATETVHTNSECGLIGIAFDPNYAVNRYVYLFVTATASKQQIVRYTDSNGVGIARTVVVDNLPTAGNNHDGGAVGFGADGKLYWAIGDLGNGTGVDADLTSMAAKVSRANPDGTPANDNPFNDGVGPNSEYVWARGFRNPFTFTFQPGTGKLWVNSVGTGYEQIFVTNRGDHAGYNDYENNQPNGFITPVIKYRTNGADTRTLNANGAVRSGGTVTFTTTATHGFRKGEKITVSGVTDASFNGDVYVASVPSPTTWTAAQAGPEATSGGGTAATQNLGGSITGGVFYDSTLLPAEYRGNFLFGDYNSGRVVRATLAADGSVATVDSWGTGFTQVVDIDVGPDGALYFVGVTSGAVTRVQPVAAGQKLIVSALNLNVVEGGKAVFTVRLAQAPTADVSVSVVRASGDADLSIESGSQLTFTPANWNQLQVVTLSAVEDADATADIADFTVSAQGLASETVRVVSIDNNAARIVLSSASLTVDEGGTNTFTVALSKAPGQNVSVTVGRTTGDADVTISSGATLSFTPSNWSTPQTVTVAAAEDADNVKDTATLTVAAPGGDARVLAVTVRDNDPSAPTIVSTPVTSAVVGAPYRYEVVAEGLPAPTFSLTSSVQGPSIGASSGVLVWSPEVVGTVDMTVRASNGVQPDATQSFQVLVKADEAPRAVLTRPTEEERVSGAAAEFFGDCFDDVGCTKAEFYVDGVLSSTDAQSSGHYHYGGEHNRWDTTSLRPGAHQVRMVVYDTGGRSAAVEVKVCVGDGECVPPMQEDGGVQQDGGTEPPPEDASEGCGCGAGSAGAMGWLGLLLVLRRKRTRRQAD
- a CDS encoding FAD-dependent oxidoreductase, with translation MLGRHAIVCGSSMAGLLTAGLLARHFERVTLVERDPLEDSAQPRKGVPQGVHTHILLRRGLDIAASIFPGLLEDLQAAGAQVMDMSADCEWHVAGIWRKRIHSGVSMYSQTRPLFEWRVRSRLAALPNVRILDGQEAASFLVSADGTSIRGLKIRAVGSDAETELEADLVVDASGRGSRTPQWMEGLGLPKVEETQLKVDVGYATRLYHRPAGFDPGWRALILSAELPRIRRIGAILPVEGDRWTITLGGWLKDYPPTDDAGFLEYARTLVQPHLYEVLRGASPLGPASSYRFAHSQWRHYERLPRLLERLVVVGDAYCSFNPIHGQGITTSALQVEWLGECLRQGMNTLARRYFEGAGSMLKGVWAMSTTEDLRLPELDGVRPMGSGLASWYGERFQRLTTKDDEAIQTFMQVMHMIKPPTAMFSPRLVLKTLMRQPVSSELARGPALPTQGEQQVA
- a CDS encoding YidH family protein, translated to MGAHIPRHRTGLRQGPWDGCDGEVSHPAEQLPSPPAPSALPQPLTVVPPRPARDARYDWAAERTLLAWVRTGLALMGFGFVVARFGAFMRALGLTAPGVAPDESHSYASIAAGVLMVALGMATHLVAVRRFLRNHQALSRGEPIDPSPVGPAGLAILAAVLGAGLAVLLGLTLLG
- a CDS encoding carbonic anhydrase, with the protein product MPTLTAQEALEKLKVGNARFASNVLSAESLLSNLRRAEFAQGQQPWAVILGCSDSRVPAETVFDVGLGELFVIRVAGNIVAPSQVGSVEFSVERHGARLVVVMGHTLCGAIDATLEAMTEPPSKQSPGLRSIVERVRPSVVPLLHTELAHQPAALRREATRANVRASVSALRHGSQLLEKLVYEDGLLVVGAEYDLVSGRVEFFEGVPE
- a CDS encoding SRPBCC family protein, which produces MLEATYRVRDSAVLDAPIDEVWPIVRDIVRLVPLVFGEGFEACHWVEGCSAEQVPARYEVKSRSSGTSVLEVVGRSETEYFVTYRLVGQALGITGYIATYQLRPITTEPDRTFLDWARQFAVAPGNDPAKVVPAMASSTAKEALALKKHFSKRSTPAPR